The genomic DNA AGCAGCATTTACATTTATTCTTCGGATATCTGTGTCATCGTATATTGCCCTAACGGAATCTACAATATGATCAACATCCGTCTTTCTTTCATCTTCTCCACATACTAAAAGGATTCTTTTATGTCCTTGGTCTTCAATTGACTTTGCTTCATTCACCACCTCAGAAACATTTAAGGTTCTTCTGTGCAACTCTTTGTTTTCAGCTCTAAACCCACAATATAGACAATTATTAGTACACTCATTACTTGTATAAAGTGGGGCAAAAACCACTATTCTATTGCCATAAATTTTTTCTTTGATATACTTAGCTGTTTGGAACATAGAGTCTAATAATCCCTCATCCTCAATTTGTAAAAGAACTGCTGCTTCTTTAAATGTTAATCCAAAACATTCCTTGGATTTATCTATTATTTTAATTACGTCGTCTTTAGAAGCATTCTTAGCGTTTTCTAATAATTCGTTAATATGGCTTTCATTAATGATATTTTGAGTATTCATTTGCATTACCTCCTGTAGTTTTTGTATTTGTTGTTTTGGAATACTATTTTTTCGTAAGCGCACTCTTCACCGTTACCCCATCTAATCTTCCAAGTTTTCCAGTCATGGCTCCAATATCATCTGTGGTTCCATCTACAATTATTGATATTACCTTCACATTTTTTTCTTTATAGGGCACACCCATTCTTCCAACAACCAATTCAGAGTAGCTCGAAAGAATTGAATTCACCCTATTTATACTATGGGAATCTTCTACTATTATGGCTACCACACCTATTCTCTTATCCATTATTAACACCCCTTTAGCCAACCTTAAATATCAATAGAGCAAATTGCATAATTACCTTCTACAAAAACTATCTACCATATGCAGTTCTAAAATCCCAATAGCTATACCATCAAATATGCTTATATCTTAAGCAATTAAATATAGGATGATATTCGCATATCAGGTTCTGCCAAGTAAGAGTTATGCAATTTCCTCAATATACAAGAAAGCAAAATGCAAAAAAACTCCCTAAAAGATAAAAAATGTTTACCTCTTAGAAAGTTTTAGATAAAATGCTATACTTAACCTTCCACATTTTCTACCTTTTGCTCAGAATATATCCTTGCAATTAGTTCCAATTTTTTTCCTCCTAATGAATCAAATCCATTAGTCAGAATATATTTATATATACCCAAAATCTATCATCATATAACTAACAAAAGCGTAGATGAAAACTATCTACGCTTTAGGCTACCTAAAAACCCGAATTTCTTCGTTGTTGCTGAAATCAAGAACCCTTACGTATGTCTATATACGCTGCGGCCTCTTAGTTTCAGCACGCATCGAACTTCAGATTTTTCAGCAGCCTACCATCTTGTTGACTTTGTCAACAATCTGAAGCGTAGATGAGAACCATCTACGCTTTTATTTTTTTATTTATCACATCCGCATGCGGCTTCGTCAACCGAGGAACAATTACACTTTTCCTCAGTTGGATATATTTCTCTCCTATGATAGTGAGTGTGTAAAAGATCATGGGCTTTATGACTATTTGGTTTACCCAAGTACTCATTATAAAGCTTCTGAATCATAGGATTCTTATGGGATTTTCTTTCTTCCATTATCGTATCTTCTTCATATAACGCCTTGGCTCTTTCTACTCTTACATCTACATCCATTAGTACCTTAGCAGGAACCTGGGGCTGTCCACCACCGGTTACACAACCACCGCTACATCCCATAATTTCGATGAAGTGATAGTCCTTTTCACCGGCTTTAACCATATCTAAAATCTTAGATGCCATGGCTGTTCCATGGGCAACAGCTATTCTGATTTTATTTCCAGCTATTTCTAATTCAGCTTCCTTAATTCCCTCTTCAACGCCTCTAACAACATTATATTCTATATCCTCTAAATCTTCACCTGTTAACACATCAGCTACAGTTCTAAGCGCTGCTTCCATAACCCCACCAGTAGCACCAAATATAACCCCTGCTCCAGTGTATTCACCGAATACCTCATCAAATTTTTCATCGGGTAATTCTAAGAACTTGATTCTAGCTTGCTTAATCATTTTTCCAAGTTCTCTAGTGGTAAGAACAGCATCTACATCCCTCAAGCCATTTACTTCCATTTCTTCCCTTGCAGACTCTGTCTTCTTAGAAGTACAAGGCATTATTGAAACTACAAATATCTTCTTAGGATCAATATTATTCATTTCAGCATAGTATGATTTTAGTACTGCGCCCATCATTTGATGTGGTGATTTACAGCTTGATAGGTTATCTAAAAACTCTGGATAGTAGAATTCACAATATCTTATCCATCCCGGAGAACATGAAGTAATCATAGGTAAAGTTCCACCATTTTGGATTCTATCTAATAATTCATGGCCTTCCTCCATTATTGTAAGGTCAGCCGCAAAGTTAGTATCAAACACTTTATTAAATCCAAGTCTTCTTAATGACGCAGCCATTTTACCCGTTACTCTAGTTCCTATTGGCAATCCAAATTCCTCACCAAGGGCAGCTCTAACTGCAGGTGCAGTTTGAACCAATACATGGGTATCAGGGTCTTCTATTGCATCCCATATTCTTTCAATATCAGACTTTTCTCTTAATGCTGCAACTGGACATGCAACTATACATTGTCCACAGTAAATACATGGTGAATCAGCCATACTCTTATCAAAAGCAGGGGCAACTTCGGTCTTGAAGCCTCTATTTGTAAAGTCAAGCACTCCAATTTCTTGAACTTTTCTACATACATTAACACATCTTCCACAAAGGATACATTTACTTGCATCCCTTACTATAGAATGGGATAAATCATCAACAGTGCTAACTCTCTTTTCACCTTCAAAGGGTACTTCTTGTATTCCCAATTCCTCTGCTAATGTCTGTAATTCACAGTTTCTATTTCTAAAGCATGTTAAACATTCTCTGTTGTGATTTGCTAATATTAATTCAACAGTAGTTTTTACAGTCTCCCTTACGTGCTTAGTATTAGTTTTAACTACCATTCCGTCTCTTACAGGAAGAACACAAGATGCTTGTAAGCTTCTAGCTCCTTCCACCTCTACTAAACATACTCTACAGGCCCCTACTTCATTAATATCCTTAAGATAGCAAAGTGTAGGTATATCTATTCCAGCTTCTTTCGCAGCTTCAAGTACAGTATAAGTGCTTGGTACTTCAATCTGCCTACCATTTATGGTTAAAGTAACTTTTTCCATTTTTCACCTCTCCTTATCCAAATAGATTAACCGATTCTACTTCTTAACAATAGCGTTAAATGGACATTTTTCCATACAAGCTCCGCACTTGATACACTTACTTTGATCTATTTCATGTATTTTCTTAACTTCTCCGCTTATACAATTTACTGGGCATGCCTTAGCACATAATGTACATCCTTTACACGCATCTGTGATTGTGTACTGTAATAATGATTTGCATGCTCCCGCTGGACATTTTTTATCATAAATATGAGCCTCATATTCATGTCTAAAGTATTTCAATGTAGAAAGTACTGGGTTAGGTGCTGTTTGTCCAAGACCACATAATGATGCGGATTTGATTGTCTTCGCTAAGTTCTCTAATTTATCTATATCCTCTGGCTCACCCCGGCCTTCAGTTATCTTCTCAAGAATCTCTAGCATTCTCTTTGTACCTTCCCTACATGGCGTACATTTTCCACATGACTCATCCACAGTAAAGTCTAAGAAGAATCTCGCTATATCTACCATACAGTTATCTTCATCCATTACGATCATACCACCTGAACCCATCATTGATCCAAGCTCTATTAGGTTATCATAATCGATTGGTGTATCTAAATAATCAGCAGTAATACATCCTCCAGATGGTCCACCGGTTTGTACCGCTTTAAATTTCTTACCCTTTGGTATTCCCCCACCTATTTCATATATTACTTCTCTTAATGTTGTTCCCATGGGTATTTCAACTAATCCTGTATTATTTATCTTTCCACCTAAAGCGAATACCTTTGTTCCTTTAGATTTTTCTGTTCCAATTGATGCAAACCACTCCGAACCATTTAACATGATTTGTGGTATATTTGAATATGTCTCAACATTGTTTAATAATGTTGGCTTATTCCACAATCCTTTTACAGCAGGGAACGGTGGCCTTGGTTTTGGCATACCACGTTTTCCTTCGATAGATTGAAGTAATGCAGTTTCTTCTCCACATACGAAAGCCCCTGCTCCTAGTCTTACTTCTAAATCGAAGTTAAAACCTGTTCCAAATATATCCTTACCAAGTAATCCGTATTCCTTTGCTTGTGCAATAGCTATTTCAAGTCTATTCACAGCTATTGGATACTCAGCCCTTACATAAACATACCCTTGATCTGCTCCTATGGCATATCCAGCTATAGCCATTGCTTCTATTACAGCATGGGGATCACCCTCAAGTACACTTCTATCCATAAATGCCCCTGGATCTCCTTCATCGGCGTTACACGCTACATACTTTTGATCATCCTTTGAGCCATAGGCAAATTGCCACTTAAGTCCAGTTGGAAATCCTCCACCGCCACGGCCCCTAAGTCCAGATGCCTTTACTTCTTCTATTACCTGCTCCGGTGTCATTTCCGTAAGCACTTTTCCTAATGCCTTATATCCATCCATTGCTATATATTCATCAATTACTTCCGGATTTATAATTCCACAGTTTCTAAGTGCTACCCTCTTTTGCTTCTGATAAAAGCCCACTTCGTTAATTGATTTTATAGTATCTTCTTCTACTGACTCTTGATGTAATAAATCCTTAACTATTCTGCCCTTTAATAAATGCTCTTCAACTATTCTTTCTACATCTTCAACCTTTATATGACTATAAAATGATCCTTCTGGGTATACTATTACTATAGGTCCTGCTTCACAAAGTCCAAAACATCCTGTTTTTACTAGTTTAACTTCATTTGTAAGCTCGTGTTTTGCTAATTCTGACACGAATTTCTCTTCTATATTCGTAGATCCTGATGATGTACATCCTGTTCCTCCACAGATCAGTACGTGTGATCTATATAATTCCATTTTTTTACCTCCCTTTAATCTTTCTAGCATTACATCTAGGACTAGGTTATCGATTTCCTATATACAATAACTGATATTATTAGGCCCTTTCCTATATACGCAACCTAATTCCTTCTATTTCTCATACGCTCCTATGGTACACTCTGAAACCACTTTTCCATTTACTATGTGTTCAGCTATTACTCTTCTCGCTTTCTCTGGGCTCATATCCACGTATGTTACCTTATCTTCGCCTTCTTTATAAACTTCCACGATTGGCTCTAGCTTACAGACACCTATACATCCCGTTTGCGTTACTTCTACGTCTGTTAAATTTCTTTTCTTAACTTCCTCCAATAATGCCGTAAGTACAGGTCTTGCCCCCGCTGATATTCCACACGTTGCCATACCAACTACTATTCTTGTACCCTTTCTTTCTTTTCTAATATCCACCTTTTTTAGGGCTTCTTCCCTTATCTTAGCTAATTCTGCTAATGATTTCATTCTTTAACCTCCCTAAATAGTTTCATTTTTATAAATTTCCCCAGTATCTATTAGGGTATTTGCTCTATAATTACTAAATTATTTCAAATTTGGTGTTAAATTACTTTATTTTTATATTAGTTTGTTAAATATCAAATTAATATTTCTTCAAAATACCAGGAACATCTGATTCAACTAATTTCCCGTATACATCTTCATTAACCGTTAATACTGGTGCAAGTCCACATGCTCCGATACATCTTGTAGCTTCTAAAGTATATTTGCCGTCTGCTGATGTTCCTCCTACTTCTACATTTAAATCTCTGCTTATTCTGTCAATAATAGCTTGTGCGCCCTTTACATAGCATGCTGTACCTAAACATACTCCTATTACATATTGTCCCTTTGGTTCAAGTGAAAATTGTGAATAAAATGTTACTACCCCATAAATTTCTGCCACAGGTATGTCTAAACCCTTTGATATAACCTTTTGTACTTCAAGTGGTACAGCTCCAAATATATTTTGAGCTTCATTAAGTACCGGCATTAATGCACCTTTTCTTTCCTTGTTAGCTTCAATCACTTCACTTAGTTTGTTAAAATTTTCTTTTGTCAAGATATCCTTAGCCATGTCACATCTCCTTTCATTCTTACTTAAGTAAAAATAACTCTCTCCATCGTATACATTTTACTATATACTTATATGAAAAATCAATTATAGTTATAAAATATTTTTGTATCCTTGTATACTTATTACAAAAATTGTATTCTAATGATATTCCATGTCATATTTTGTAATATTTTATCTTTTTTAACCATCTTTTGTTAAGATTATAACACTTTATTTTTTCTATTACAATGGATTTTTCCTACTAAAATTTGTATACTATTATACTTCATTATTCTGATTTATTAATCTAATATTTAATTCCTCTGCTGCATTGTAGCCCATTTCTTTTTGTCTATGATTTCTAGCTGCGGCTTCAAGAATCACAGCAAGATTTCTTCCCGGTCTAACTGGAATAGTTATTTTTGAAACA from Maledivibacter sp. includes the following:
- a CDS encoding iron-only hydrogenase system regulator; its protein translation is MDKRIGVVAIIVEDSHSINRVNSILSSYSELVVGRMGVPYKEKNVKVISIIVDGTTDDIGAMTGKLGRLDGVTVKSALTKK
- a CDS encoding NADH-dependent [FeFe] hydrogenase, group A6, which codes for MEKVTLTINGRQIEVPSTYTVLEAAKEAGIDIPTLCYLKDINEVGACRVCLVEVEGARSLQASCVLPVRDGMVVKTNTKHVRETVKTTVELILANHNRECLTCFRNRNCELQTLAEELGIQEVPFEGEKRVSTVDDLSHSIVRDASKCILCGRCVNVCRKVQEIGVLDFTNRGFKTEVAPAFDKSMADSPCIYCGQCIVACPVAALREKSDIERIWDAIEDPDTHVLVQTAPAVRAALGEEFGLPIGTRVTGKMAASLRRLGFNKVFDTNFAADLTIMEEGHELLDRIQNGGTLPMITSCSPGWIRYCEFYYPEFLDNLSSCKSPHQMMGAVLKSYYAEMNNIDPKKIFVVSIMPCTSKKTESAREEMEVNGLRDVDAVLTTRELGKMIKQARIKFLELPDEKFDEVFGEYTGAGVIFGATGGVMEAALRTVADVLTGEDLEDIEYNVVRGVEEGIKEAELEIAGNKIRIAVAHGTAMASKILDMVKAGEKDYHFIEIMGCSGGCVTGGGQPQVPAKVLMDVDVRVERAKALYEEDTIMEERKSHKNPMIQKLYNEYLGKPNSHKAHDLLHTHYHRREIYPTEEKCNCSSVDEAACGCDK
- a CDS encoding NAD(P)H-dependent oxidoreductase subunit E, producing the protein MAKDILTKENFNKLSEVIEANKERKGALMPVLNEAQNIFGAVPLEVQKVISKGLDIPVAEIYGVVTFYSQFSLEPKGQYVIGVCLGTACYVKGAQAIIDRISRDLNVEVGGTSADGKYTLEATRCIGACGLAPVLTVNEDVYGKLVESDVPGILKKY
- the nuoF gene encoding NADH-quinone oxidoreductase subunit NuoF; its protein translation is MELYRSHVLICGGTGCTSSGSTNIEEKFVSELAKHELTNEVKLVKTGCFGLCEAGPIVIVYPEGSFYSHIKVEDVERIVEEHLLKGRIVKDLLHQESVEEDTIKSINEVGFYQKQKRVALRNCGIINPEVIDEYIAMDGYKALGKVLTEMTPEQVIEEVKASGLRGRGGGGFPTGLKWQFAYGSKDDQKYVACNADEGDPGAFMDRSVLEGDPHAVIEAMAIAGYAIGADQGYVYVRAEYPIAVNRLEIAIAQAKEYGLLGKDIFGTGFNFDLEVRLGAGAFVCGEETALLQSIEGKRGMPKPRPPFPAVKGLWNKPTLLNNVETYSNIPQIMLNGSEWFASIGTEKSKGTKVFALGGKINNTGLVEIPMGTTLREVIYEIGGGIPKGKKFKAVQTGGPSGGCITADYLDTPIDYDNLIELGSMMGSGGMIVMDEDNCMVDIARFFLDFTVDESCGKCTPCREGTKRMLEILEKITEGRGEPEDIDKLENLAKTIKSASLCGLGQTAPNPVLSTLKYFRHEYEAHIYDKKCPAGACKSLLQYTITDACKGCTLCAKACPVNCISGEVKKIHEIDQSKCIKCGACMEKCPFNAIVKK
- a CDS encoding (2Fe-2S) ferredoxin domain-containing protein, whose protein sequence is MKSLAELAKIREEALKKVDIRKERKGTRIVVGMATCGISAGARPVLTALLEEVKKRNLTDVEVTQTGCIGVCKLEPIVEVYKEGEDKVTYVDMSPEKARRVIAEHIVNGKVVSECTIGAYEK